The genomic interval TCTTGTTGCAAAAACGCTTGAGAAGTTTGGACGAATTGACATTTTAGTCAATAATAGCGGGGCAACGTGGGGAGCTCCTGTGGAAGAAATGCCGCTTTCTGCTTGGCAAAAAGTAATAAATACAAATGTTACCGGAACATTCTTAATGTCACAAGCTGTTGGAAAAGTGATGTTAGAGCAGCAATATGGAAAGATTATTAATATCGCTTCTGTAGCTGGACTAAAAGGAAGCAATCCAAAGTTGATGGATACGATTGGCTATAATTCTAGTAAAGGTGCCGTCGTTACATTTACGAAAGATTTAGCAGTGAAATGGGGAACGCGCGGGATTTATGTAAATGCTATTGCCCCAGGATTTTTTCCAACGCAAATGTCTAAAGTAACGATGGAAAAGGGCTCCGAACAATTTTTAGAAGGAACACCACTTCGAAAATTTGGTACAGAAAATGATTTAAAAGGAGCCGCTGTATTTCTAGCTTCTAAAGCTTCTGACTTTATTACAGGTGAAATTCTTGTCGTAGATGGCGGTACAAACGCTACATAAAAGGAGGAGAAAAAAATGAAGAGAGATGCAGTTATTGTGTCAGCTGTCCGTACAGCTATTGGTCGTCAAGGAAGTGCGCTTGCAACAGTTCCAGCTCATGTTTTTGGAGCAGAAGTAATCAAGGAAGCAATTAAACGAGCGAATATTACACCAGACATGATTGAGGATGTTATTTTTGGGAATGTATTGAGCGGTGGAGGGAATATTGCACGACTAACGGCTTTGCAAGCTGGGCTTTCGCTTGAACTACCAGGTATTACAGTTGATCGTCAGTGTGGTTCCGGTCTTAATGCCATCAATTTGGCAGCGCAAGCGATTCGCGCAGGAGATGGAGATATTTATATCGCTGGTGGTACAGAAAGCATGAGTCAAGCTCCATACTTGATGAATCGGCCAACAAAGGCCTATAGTGCTGCTCCGCCTGCTTTTCGTAAATCGCAGCTTTCGCCGAAAGAGATAGGAGATCCGCCTATGGGCATTACAGCTGAAAATCTTGTGAAGAAATACGAGATTACGAGAGAAGAACAAGACGCCTTTTCTCTTCGTAGTCAGCAACGAATGTCAGCAGCTATGCAGGAAGGACGCTTTGATGAGCAAATTGTGGCCATTGAGATTCCGAATAGGAAGGGAGAGCTGACTATTTTTAATCGTGATGAACATCCAAGACCGCAAACGACACTAGACGCTTTAGCAAAACTTCCTCCCGCTTTTCTTGAAGGTGGTTCGGTCACAGCCGGAAGTAGTTCGGGTTTAAATGATGCGGCTTCAGCACTTGTTATCATGTCTCGAGAAAAAGCTGAACAGTTAGGTCTTAACCCGCTTGCAACGATTCGTGAATATGCTGTAGCAGGCGTGGATCCGAATATTATGGGAATTGGTCCTGTTCCGGCTACACAAAAGGTACTTGAAAAATCAAAATTAGCACTAGATGATATCGATTTAATCGAAATTAATGAGGCGTTTGCAGCGCAAGTTATTGCCTGCGATCGAGAGCTTCAGATGAACCCGGAGAAAGTCAATGTCAATGGAGGAGCGATTGCTCACGGTCATCCACTAGGAGCAACAGGAGCTATTCTAGCAACTAAGGCTATCTATGAATTAAGGAGAAGCCGAGGAAAATATGCATTAATTGCAGCATGTATTGGCGGCGGTCAGGGGATTGCGACGATTATTGAAAGAGAATAGCGTGAGTTCGTACGTTATTTAGTAGAAAGTAGAGCCTTATATTTGTATGTTATAATGGTAAAAAATTCTGCTAAATGAGAGGACAAATACGTATGAAAGATAAAATACTTCAAACAAGCCTCACTCTTTTTGACCAAAAAGGATATCGAGAAACTTCTATTCAAGATATCGTTGATTCACTTGGTGTAACGAAGGGAACATTCTATTATTATTATTCCAGCAAAGAAGAATTATTAAAAGCTATTTGCTTAGCTTATATTGAAAATCTTGTGCAGCATCAAGAAGAAATTATTCATCATCCAACGAAAACAAATACAGAGAAATTACATGATATTATCTATATGCTTCTCGACCGAATTGAAAGAGAACGAAATGAAGCGCGAATCTTTTTTCGAGAAATGAGAAATATCAAAGAAGAGCATATAGAAGAAATCAAACAAATACGCACTCAATTTCGCCTGAATTATCAAAAAGTTTTAGAGGATGGCATCAAAAATGGAGAATTTAAAGCGAATGCACATCCAAACATACTCGCTCTAGGTATTTTAGGAATTACGAATTGGAGTTATTATTGGTATAGTTCCGAAGGTGAAATGTCTGTTGAGGAATTGACTAGGCTATATTTAGATTTCATTTTACATGGCATTAAATCGTGAATATCGATTCGTTTAGTAAAGAGGTGAGATTTTCGTGGATCAACATATCATTGATATTCATATTCGCATGTCCGAGACGAATGCTTCTGGACATGTGAGTAATACGAGTTATTATATTTACCTAGATGATGCAAGGTCACAGTTTTTTCATGCGGTAGGTTTTGGCAGTAAAGAACAGAATATGAGCTTTGTTTTAGCCTCTTGTTATTGTGATTTTTTACAAGAGGTATTCTTTGGTCAAACAT from Peribacillus asahii carries:
- a CDS encoding SDR family oxidoreductase; protein product: MHVKELFDLTGQVAVVTGGGRGLGKQIAEGFAEAGANVVVCSRKEAACMEVSEQLKKMGVESLALKCDITNPEDIENLVAKTLEKFGRIDILVNNSGATWGAPVEEMPLSAWQKVINTNVTGTFLMSQAVGKVMLEQQYGKIINIASVAGLKGSNPKLMDTIGYNSSKGAVVTFTKDLAVKWGTRGIYVNAIAPGFFPTQMSKVTMEKGSEQFLEGTPLRKFGTENDLKGAAVFLASKASDFITGEILVVDGGTNAT
- a CDS encoding thiolase family protein encodes the protein MKRDAVIVSAVRTAIGRQGSALATVPAHVFGAEVIKEAIKRANITPDMIEDVIFGNVLSGGGNIARLTALQAGLSLELPGITVDRQCGSGLNAINLAAQAIRAGDGDIYIAGGTESMSQAPYLMNRPTKAYSAAPPAFRKSQLSPKEIGDPPMGITAENLVKKYEITREEQDAFSLRSQQRMSAAMQEGRFDEQIVAIEIPNRKGELTIFNRDEHPRPQTTLDALAKLPPAFLEGGSVTAGSSSGLNDAASALVIMSREKAEQLGLNPLATIREYAVAGVDPNIMGIGPVPATQKVLEKSKLALDDIDLIEINEAFAAQVIACDRELQMNPEKVNVNGGAIAHGHPLGATGAILATKAIYELRRSRGKYALIAACIGGGQGIATIIERE
- a CDS encoding TetR/AcrR family transcriptional regulator, which codes for MKDKILQTSLTLFDQKGYRETSIQDIVDSLGVTKGTFYYYYSSKEELLKAICLAYIENLVQHQEEIIHHPTKTNTEKLHDIIYMLLDRIERERNEARIFFREMRNIKEEHIEEIKQIRTQFRLNYQKVLEDGIKNGEFKANAHPNILALGILGITNWSYYWYSSEGEMSVEELTRLYLDFILHGIKS